Proteins co-encoded in one Arachis stenosperma cultivar V10309 chromosome 7, arast.V10309.gnm1.PFL2, whole genome shotgun sequence genomic window:
- the LOC130940170 gene encoding bet1-like protein At4g14600 translates to MASNSHRAAPFYGVAAPFRSRDGLSTRAVSGTDEIQLRIDPFDLEDEITGLHTQVRRLKHVANEIGTEVKYQKDFLEQVQMGIMKAQVGVKNNMRRLNKAVIKSGSNHILHIVTFGLVLFLIVYLWSKISRK, encoded by the exons ATGGCCTCCAATTCACACAGGGCGGCTCCTTTCTACGGCGTCGCTGCCCCTTTCCGGTCAAG AGATGGGCTTagcacaagggcagtatcggggaCCGACGAGATCCAATTGCGAATTGATCCCTTCGACTTGGAGGACGAGATCACCGGTCTTCATACCCAAGTTCGAAGGTTGAAACAT GTTGCAAACGAGATAGGCACAGAAGTGAAGTATCAAAAGGATTTTTTGGAACAAGTG CAAATGGGAATAATGAAGGCTCAAGTAGGGGTGAAGAACAATATGAGAAGATTGAACAAGGCCGTGATTAAAAGTGGCTCGAATCACATTCTTCATATCGTTACATTTGGTTTAGTTTTGTTTCTCATAGTATACCTTTGGTCCAAGATTTCCAGAAAATGA